Proteins co-encoded in one Kribbella solani genomic window:
- a CDS encoding glycosyltransferase, giving the protein MRIGVVCPYSLGTPGGVQNHVRDLAEALLSLGHDISVLAPVDDTDAVPPYVVSSGRAVGVPYNGSVARVTFGPRTAARVKSWLADGGFDVVHVHEPTTPSASIIALWSSDGPFVATFHTWQVRSRAMSAASSLLRPALEKIDARIAVSENARSMMVQHIGGEAVVIPNGLYTSRFKGSPRSEWMGEDGTISFLGRLDEPRKGLGVLLDAVPALLAERPGLKVLVAGAGQADEARRSLPARYRDRVLFLGAIDDEARADMLAGSDVYVAPHLGGESFGIVLLEAMAAGAPVLASDLAAFRQVLDGGRLGELFDPGDSGELAARALRLLRRPAEREELLSAGLAAVPRYDWSALLPELLSVYELVAR; this is encoded by the coding sequence GTGAGGATCGGCGTGGTCTGCCCGTACTCGCTGGGCACGCCCGGCGGGGTGCAGAACCACGTCCGCGACCTGGCCGAGGCGCTGCTCTCGCTCGGTCACGACATCTCGGTGCTGGCGCCGGTCGACGACACCGACGCGGTCCCGCCGTACGTGGTCTCGTCCGGGCGGGCGGTCGGCGTGCCGTACAACGGGTCGGTGGCGCGGGTGACGTTCGGCCCGCGGACCGCGGCGCGGGTGAAGAGCTGGCTCGCCGACGGCGGCTTCGACGTGGTGCACGTGCACGAGCCGACCACGCCGAGCGCGTCGATCATCGCGCTCTGGTCCTCCGACGGGCCGTTCGTCGCGACCTTCCACACCTGGCAGGTCCGGTCCCGGGCGATGAGCGCCGCGTCCAGCCTGCTGCGGCCGGCGCTGGAGAAGATCGACGCCCGGATCGCCGTCAGTGAGAACGCCCGCTCGATGATGGTGCAGCACATCGGTGGCGAGGCGGTGGTGATCCCGAACGGCCTGTACACGTCCCGCTTCAAGGGCAGTCCGCGCTCGGAGTGGATGGGCGAGGACGGGACGATCAGCTTCCTCGGGCGGCTGGACGAGCCGCGCAAGGGCCTCGGCGTACTCCTGGACGCCGTGCCGGCGCTGCTGGCGGAGCGCCCCGGGCTGAAGGTACTGGTGGCCGGCGCGGGGCAGGCGGACGAGGCGCGGCGGTCGCTACCGGCCCGGTACCGCGACCGCGTGCTGTTCCTCGGTGCGATCGACGATGAGGCGCGCGCCGACATGCTGGCCGGTTCTGACGTGTACGTCGCACCGCACCTCGGCGGGGAGAGCTTCGGCATCGTGCTGTTGGAGGCGATGGCGGCTGGTGCACCAGTGCTTGCCAGCGACCTGGCAGCGTTCCGGCAGGTGCTGGACGGTGGCCGGCTGGGGGAGCTGTTCGACCCGGGCGACTCTGGTGAACTGGCCGCGCGCGCTCTGCGGCTGCTCCGGCGGCCGGCCGAGCGGGAAGAACTGCTGTCCGCCGGGCTGGCTGCAGTGCCGCGCTACGACTGGTCGGCGCTGCTACCGGAGCTGCTCTCGGTGTACGAGCTGGTGGCGCGCTAG
- a CDS encoding phosphatidylinositol mannoside acyltransferase encodes MDGLRHRAVDLAFALAWTLVRRLPESTVSWLFRQAADRTYRRNGRGVRRLRGNLAIVCPDATDAELDDLTRAGMRSYLRYWQEAFRLPEWTDAEVVGRVRTVNEKLLRDAHAAGRGVICALPHLANYDHAGAWAGLTGMPVSTVAERLQPESLFDRFIEYRKRLGMEVLPLTGSDQDVTGVLADRLRAGGFVCLVADRDLSERGVPVTFFGQPSRMPVGPAALSLKTGAPLIPATLHYDGPELVITFHDTIEPDTAAEMTQRCADAFAIGIAAHPRDWHMLQRIFLN; translated from the coding sequence ATGGACGGTCTGAGGCACCGGGCGGTCGACCTGGCTTTCGCGCTCGCCTGGACCCTGGTCCGCAGGCTGCCCGAAAGCACTGTCAGCTGGCTCTTCCGGCAAGCCGCCGACCGCACCTACCGCCGCAACGGCCGGGGCGTACGGCGGCTGCGTGGCAACCTCGCCATCGTCTGCCCGGACGCCACCGACGCCGAGCTGGACGACCTCACCCGCGCGGGCATGCGCTCGTACCTGCGCTACTGGCAGGAAGCCTTCCGCCTGCCCGAGTGGACCGACGCGGAGGTCGTCGGGCGCGTACGCACGGTCAACGAGAAACTGCTCCGCGACGCCCACGCGGCCGGACGAGGCGTCATCTGCGCGCTGCCACACCTGGCCAACTATGACCACGCGGGCGCCTGGGCCGGACTGACCGGCATGCCGGTGTCGACCGTCGCCGAACGCCTGCAACCGGAATCTCTGTTCGACCGCTTCATCGAGTACCGCAAACGGCTCGGCATGGAAGTGCTCCCGCTGACCGGCAGCGACCAGGACGTCACCGGCGTACTGGCGGATCGCCTGCGTGCGGGCGGTTTCGTCTGCCTGGTAGCCGACCGGGACCTGTCCGAGCGCGGCGTACCCGTCACGTTCTTCGGCCAACCGTCCCGGATGCCGGTCGGCCCGGCCGCGCTGAGCCTGAAGACCGGCGCGCCGCTGATCCCGGCGACCCTGCACTACGACGGGCCGGAGCTCGTCATCACCTTCCACGACACCATCGAGCCGGACACCGCGGCCGAGATGACCCAGCGCTGTGCCGACGCGTTCGCGATCGGGATCGCCGCGCACCCGCGGGACTGGCACATGCTGCAACGGATTTTCCTGAACTAG
- the pgsA gene encoding phosphatidylinositol phosphate synthase, translated as MLNRFRQFWTKVITPIATLLLKLGVSADMVTLVGTIGVSAGALIFFPRGQLWIGVVVITCFVFSDLIDGYMARTSGTSSKWGSFLDSTLDRIADGAIYGGLVLYYANSRAGDSTLMAAVTLWALVMGAVTSYARAKAESLGLKASGGLAERADRLVFTLILAFFSDLLNLPILLELVIWYVAAASTITVVQRSLSVRKQVLADPANAGLDTPPAEPKTD; from the coding sequence ATGCTTAACAGATTCCGGCAGTTCTGGACCAAGGTGATCACGCCGATCGCCACCCTCCTGCTCAAGCTCGGCGTGAGTGCCGACATGGTCACGCTGGTCGGCACCATCGGTGTGTCCGCCGGAGCGCTGATCTTCTTCCCACGCGGTCAGCTCTGGATCGGCGTGGTGGTGATCACCTGTTTCGTCTTCTCGGACCTGATCGACGGCTACATGGCCCGGACCTCGGGTACGTCGTCGAAGTGGGGGTCGTTCCTCGACTCGACGCTGGACCGGATCGCCGACGGCGCGATCTACGGCGGCCTGGTGCTGTACTACGCGAACTCGCGGGCCGGTGACTCGACCCTGATGGCCGCCGTCACGCTGTGGGCGCTGGTGATGGGCGCCGTCACCTCGTACGCGCGAGCCAAGGCGGAGAGCCTCGGGCTGAAGGCGAGCGGCGGGCTGGCCGAGCGGGCCGACCGGCTGGTCTTCACGCTGATTCTGGCCTTCTTCTCCGACCTGCTGAACCTGCCGATCCTGCTCGAGCTGGTGATCTGGTACGTCGCGGCGGCGAGCACAATCACCGTCGTCCAGCGTTCGCTGTCGGTCCGCAAGCAGGTGCTGGCCGACCCCGCGAACGCCGGGCTCGACACCCCGCCGGCGGAGCCGAAGACCGACTGA
- a CDS encoding HIT family protein, which translates to MTEDRPASPYQPEELVRQDGVGVPDPFMRLWTPHRMAYIEGENKPTSAEAGSGCPFCRLPSQPDADALIVHRGEAAYAVLNLYPYNPGHLMVVPYRHVADYTELSGAEVADVATLTQQAMQAVRTVSGAHGFNIGMNQGEIAGAGIAAHLHQHVVPRWAGDTNFMPAIAHTKVLPQLLSDTRALLAKSWP; encoded by the coding sequence ATGACCGAAGACCGTCCCGCCTCGCCGTACCAGCCGGAGGAGTTGGTGCGGCAGGACGGGGTCGGGGTGCCGGATCCGTTCATGCGGTTGTGGACGCCGCACCGGATGGCGTACATCGAGGGTGAGAACAAGCCGACCAGCGCCGAGGCGGGATCGGGTTGCCCGTTCTGCCGGCTTCCGAGTCAGCCGGACGCCGATGCGCTGATCGTGCATCGGGGCGAGGCGGCGTACGCGGTGCTCAACCTCTACCCGTACAACCCGGGTCACCTGATGGTCGTGCCGTACCGGCATGTGGCCGACTACACCGAGCTGTCCGGCGCGGAGGTTGCCGATGTCGCCACGCTCACCCAGCAGGCGATGCAGGCCGTACGCACCGTCTCCGGCGCGCACGGCTTCAACATCGGCATGAACCAGGGCGAGATCGCGGGTGCCGGGATCGCCGCGCACCTGCACCAGCACGTCGTACCGCGCTGGGCCGGTGACACCAACTTCATGCCCGCGATCGCGCACACGAAGGTCCTGCCGCAACTGCTGTCCGACACCCGCGCCCTGCTCGCGAAGTCCTGGCCCTAG
- the thrS gene encoding threonine--tRNA ligase, which yields MSEVKVQLVGVEGEAERSVTETTTIGELFAGIFGQDRSAIAARVNGEPRDLSRVVADGDRIEPVKAASADGRAIIRHSTAHVLAQAVQEVFPDAKLGIGPPVENGFYYDFDVETPFTPEDLTTLEKKMQQIIKERQRFSRRVVSDDDARTELAKEPYKLELIGIKGSAADAAEGASVEVGGGELTIYDNIRRDDSVAWKDLCRGPHVPATGYLGNFKLMRTAAAYWRGSEKNPQLQRIYGTAWESRDELKAYLSRLEEAAKRDHRKLGTELDLFSFPDEIGSGLAVFHPKGGVLRKVMEDYSRQRHVEDDYEFVYSPHITKGQLFETSGHLDWYADGMYPPMHLDEERGADGQIRKQGQDYYLKPMNCPMHNLIFAARGRSYRELPLRLFEFGTVYRLEKSGVVHGMTRARGFTQDDAHIYCTREQMRDELRNLLTFVLGLLADYGLDDFYLELSTKNPEKFVGSDEVWEEATETLREVAEGSGLELVPDPGGAAFYGPKISVQAKDAIGRTWQMSTIQLDFNLPERFELEYTAPDGSRQRPVMIHRALFGSIERFVAVLTEHYAGAFPPWLAPVQVIGIPITDGHVDYLFEIGKQLKAEGIRVEVDASDDRMQKKIRNAQRAKTPYMLIAGDEDMAAGSVSFRYRDGTQKNGVPIAAAVAEIVEAVKKRVQV from the coding sequence GTGTCGGAAGTCAAGGTCCAGCTGGTCGGCGTCGAGGGCGAGGCTGAGCGGAGTGTGACCGAGACGACGACGATCGGGGAGCTGTTCGCCGGGATCTTCGGCCAGGACCGCTCCGCCATCGCCGCCCGGGTCAACGGTGAGCCGCGGGACCTGTCCCGGGTGGTCGCGGACGGCGACCGGATCGAGCCGGTCAAGGCCGCCTCGGCGGACGGCCGGGCGATCATCCGGCACTCGACCGCGCACGTCCTCGCGCAGGCGGTCCAGGAAGTCTTCCCGGACGCCAAGCTCGGCATCGGCCCGCCGGTGGAGAACGGGTTCTACTACGACTTCGACGTCGAGACCCCGTTCACGCCCGAGGACCTGACCACGCTCGAGAAGAAGATGCAGCAGATCATCAAGGAGCGGCAGCGGTTCAGCCGCCGGGTGGTCTCCGACGACGACGCGCGCACCGAGCTTGCCAAGGAGCCTTACAAGCTCGAACTGATCGGCATCAAGGGCTCCGCGGCGGACGCGGCCGAGGGCGCGAGTGTCGAGGTCGGCGGTGGCGAGCTGACCATCTACGACAACATCCGCCGCGATGACAGCGTCGCCTGGAAGGACCTGTGCCGTGGGCCGCACGTGCCCGCCACCGGCTACCTGGGCAACTTCAAACTGATGCGGACCGCCGCGGCGTACTGGCGGGGCAGTGAGAAGAACCCGCAGCTGCAGCGCATCTACGGCACCGCCTGGGAGAGCAGGGACGAGCTGAAGGCGTACCTGAGCCGCCTGGAGGAGGCCGCCAAGCGCGACCACCGCAAGCTGGGTACGGAGCTCGACCTGTTCAGCTTCCCGGACGAGATCGGCTCCGGGCTGGCGGTGTTCCATCCGAAGGGCGGCGTGCTGCGCAAGGTGATGGAGGACTACTCCCGCCAGCGCCACGTCGAGGACGACTACGAGTTCGTGTACTCGCCGCACATCACCAAGGGCCAGCTGTTCGAGACGTCGGGCCACCTGGACTGGTACGCCGACGGCATGTACCCGCCGATGCACCTGGACGAGGAGCGTGGCGCGGACGGGCAGATCCGCAAGCAGGGCCAGGACTACTACCTGAAGCCGATGAACTGCCCGATGCACAACCTGATCTTCGCCGCGCGGGGCCGTTCGTACCGGGAGCTGCCGCTGCGGCTGTTCGAGTTCGGCACCGTGTACCGGCTGGAGAAGTCCGGTGTGGTGCACGGGATGACCCGGGCGCGTGGGTTCACGCAGGACGACGCGCACATCTACTGCACCCGTGAGCAGATGCGCGACGAGCTGCGGAACCTGCTGACGTTCGTGCTCGGTCTGCTCGCCGACTACGGTCTGGACGACTTCTACCTCGAGCTGTCCACCAAGAACCCGGAGAAGTTCGTCGGCTCCGACGAGGTCTGGGAGGAGGCGACCGAGACGCTCCGGGAGGTTGCCGAGGGCTCCGGTCTCGAGCTGGTCCCGGATCCGGGCGGCGCGGCCTTCTACGGCCCGAAGATCTCCGTCCAGGCCAAGGACGCGATCGGCCGGACCTGGCAGATGTCGACGATCCAGCTGGACTTCAACCTGCCGGAGCGGTTCGAGCTGGAGTACACCGCGCCGGACGGCTCCCGGCAGCGGCCGGTGATGATCCACCGGGCCTTGTTCGGTTCGATCGAGCGGTTCGTGGCGGTGCTGACCGAGCACTACGCCGGCGCCTTCCCGCCCTGGCTGGCGCCGGTCCAGGTGATCGGCATCCCGATCACCGACGGCCACGTCGACTACCTGTTCGAGATCGGCAAGCAGCTCAAGGCAGAAGGCATCCGGGTCGAGGTGGACGCCTCCGACGACCGGATGCAGAAGAAGATCCGGAACGCGCAGAGGGCCAAGACGCCCTACATGCTGATCGCCGGTGACGAGGACATGGCCGCCGGTTCGGTCTCGTTCCGGTACCGCGACGGCACCCAGAAGAACGGCGTACCGATTGCGGCCGCCGTCGCCGAAATCGTCGAGGCCGTCAAGAAGCGCGTCCAGGTATGA
- a CDS encoding DedA family protein produces MSSAILHFAGELMSSWWIYLALWGFAALDGFFPAVPSETLVVTAGVFAASTGEPNLFAVIAVAAIGAFIGDHISYALGRGAGGRMLDRVKPGTKRHNAVMWARTALAERGGLVLVVARYVPGGRTAVTLTMGSVRYPLRRFSPYAGLAAISWGVYCTLVGYIGGKAFEDNPLKGVILGIGLALGVTLVVELVRHRLKKSQPKVEPEPEMTSSQA; encoded by the coding sequence ATGAGTTCCGCGATCCTGCACTTCGCCGGGGAACTGATGTCTTCGTGGTGGATCTATCTCGCGCTGTGGGGGTTCGCGGCGCTGGACGGGTTCTTCCCGGCGGTCCCGAGCGAGACTCTCGTCGTCACGGCCGGTGTCTTCGCCGCGTCGACCGGCGAGCCGAACCTGTTCGCGGTGATCGCGGTCGCGGCGATCGGCGCGTTCATCGGCGACCACATCTCGTACGCGCTCGGGCGGGGTGCCGGTGGGCGGATGCTCGACCGGGTGAAACCGGGGACCAAGCGGCACAACGCCGTGATGTGGGCACGTACCGCACTCGCCGAGCGCGGCGGGCTCGTCCTCGTGGTCGCGCGGTACGTGCCTGGTGGCCGGACCGCCGTCACGCTGACGATGGGCTCGGTGCGGTACCCGCTGCGCCGCTTCTCGCCGTACGCCGGCCTCGCGGCGATCAGCTGGGGCGTGTACTGCACGCTGGTCGGCTACATCGGCGGGAAGGCGTTCGAGGACAACCCGTTGAAGGGCGTCATCCTCGGCATCGGCCTCGCCCTCGGCGTGACCCTGGTGGTCGAACTCGTCCGGCACCGCCTGAAGAAGAGTCAACCTAAGGTCGAGCCTGAGCCCGAGATGACCTCATCCCAAGCCTGA
- a CDS encoding NAD(P)H-dependent oxidoreductase has translation MTTVLHLDCSANDTAESVTRQLTRAYADRWLASHSSADYRYRDLAAEPIAPIDTAYCQLGRRSESLGTVPLPAVDQLVETAAEREAWQLTRPLIDEIRAAELLLIGTPLYNYSLPAALKAWIDRVSFPGAFAGGALHDTKVVVITASGGAYGAGTPRAGWDHQTPYLRAYFTNHGVQHVTFIRAELTLTGLVDSLADLKPLAEESFAQAWDEVISGSGSTLG, from the coding sequence GTGACCACCGTGCTCCACCTGGACTGCAGTGCAAATGACACCGCCGAGTCGGTGACCAGGCAGCTGACCCGCGCGTACGCGGACCGCTGGCTGGCATCACACAGCTCGGCCGACTACCGCTACCGCGACCTCGCCGCCGAGCCGATCGCCCCGATCGACACCGCGTACTGCCAGCTCGGCCGCCGCTCCGAGAGCCTTGGCACGGTTCCGCTGCCGGCAGTCGATCAGCTCGTGGAGACAGCGGCTGAGAGGGAGGCGTGGCAGCTCACTCGTCCGTTGATCGATGAGATACGAGCGGCCGAGCTGTTGTTGATCGGGACGCCGCTGTACAACTACTCGCTGCCAGCGGCACTGAAGGCGTGGATCGACAGGGTCAGCTTCCCGGGGGCGTTCGCCGGTGGAGCACTCCACGACACCAAGGTTGTGGTGATCACGGCGAGCGGGGGAGCCTACGGCGCGGGGACCCCACGGGCCGGCTGGGATCACCAGACGCCGTACCTGCGGGCGTACTTCACCAACCACGGCGTCCAGCACGTCACGTTCATCCGCGCCGAGCTCACGCTGACCGGCTTGGTCGACAGCCTGGCTGACCTGAAACCGCTGGCGGAGGAGTCGTTCGCTCAGGCTTGGGATGAGGTCATCTCGGGCTCAGGCTCGACCTTAGGTTGA
- a CDS encoding sigma-70 family RNA polymerase sigma factor, which yields MSDGLIEAFEAERGKLKAVAYRLLGSHAEAEDAVQEAWIRLHRTDGVDNLGGWLRTVVTRICLDELRARKIRPEQLSGPEELQEVPALRSTPEDEALVADSVSRALLVVLDTLEPAERIAFVLHDMFAVPFAQIAPIVERTPVATKKLASRARQRVQGTPAVSPTELARQRRVVSAFLDAARAGDLAAVLAVLAPDVVRRVDAAALAPGMSAELRGARAVAEGTVLLSSRSQLAELALVNGQVGLVLAPGGRLFLAISFTSEADRITSYDVVADPDRLSRLRLAVLSAECSATS from the coding sequence GTGAGCGACGGACTGATCGAGGCGTTCGAGGCGGAGCGCGGCAAGCTGAAGGCGGTCGCGTACCGGCTGCTCGGATCGCATGCCGAGGCTGAGGACGCGGTGCAGGAGGCGTGGATTCGGCTGCACCGCACCGATGGTGTGGACAACCTCGGCGGCTGGCTGCGCACTGTGGTCACCAGGATCTGCCTGGACGAGCTGCGTGCGCGCAAGATCCGTCCGGAGCAGTTGTCCGGTCCTGAGGAGCTGCAGGAAGTGCCCGCGCTACGTAGTACACCGGAAGACGAGGCGCTGGTCGCGGACTCTGTCAGCCGCGCGCTGCTCGTCGTACTGGACACACTCGAACCGGCAGAGCGGATCGCGTTCGTACTACACGACATGTTCGCCGTACCGTTCGCGCAGATCGCTCCCATCGTGGAGCGGACACCAGTGGCCACCAAGAAGCTGGCCAGCCGCGCGCGGCAGCGCGTACAGGGCACTCCGGCCGTTTCACCAACTGAACTGGCCCGGCAGCGTCGGGTGGTGTCTGCGTTCCTTGACGCGGCCCGGGCAGGCGACCTCGCCGCCGTACTCGCCGTGCTGGCTCCGGATGTCGTACGACGCGTTGACGCGGCCGCACTGGCTCCTGGAATGTCGGCGGAGCTGCGCGGTGCACGGGCAGTCGCAGAAGGGACCGTGCTGCTGTCGAGCCGCTCTCAGCTGGCAGAACTCGCGCTGGTCAACGGCCAGGTCGGACTGGTGCTGGCACCTGGTGGACGGCTGTTCTTGGCTATCTCGTTCACCAGCGAGGCGGACCGGATCACGTCGTACGACGTGGTAGCTGATCCGGACCGCCTCAGCCGGCTGCGGCTTGCTGTTCTCAGCGCGGAGTGTTCAGCGACTTCGTGA